In Topomyia yanbarensis strain Yona2022 chromosome 2, ASM3024719v1, whole genome shotgun sequence, one DNA window encodes the following:
- the LOC131679355 gene encoding tigger transposable element-derived protein 1-like produces MDFGKLPVHWTSNAKAWVTQEIFRRWLEECFVPEVKVYLLEKGLEFRVLLIIDNAPGHLRVEHPNVKIVFLPPNTTSLIRPLDQGIIATFKRYFIKTTFRFILDQVDTAKAMSIIEAWKFFTMRECVAFIDVAEQQLRKSTLNACWKPLWPDCVQSSLPVGDEEGEILLLAHAIGGEGFNDFCSADIDEMTQEPFFDDDDLLDYINDSTSTINEEKEFTESKVEEGLQLGEQLADFFLTHDPCVERAVSFRNDLKYCLLRYTELVKAGKKASDDLQLNDEEKNSHGNPLKRKRARVIYDSD; encoded by the coding sequence ATGGACTTCGGCAAACTGCCAGTACATTGGACGTCCAATGCGAAAGCTTGGGTTACCCAAGAAATTTTTAGAAGATGGCTGGAGGAATGCTTTGTACCGGAAGTTAAAGTATACCTGCTCGAGAAAGGACTAGAGTTCCGAGTTCTGCTTATAATCGACAATGCTCCTGGTCATCTACGGGTCGAACACCcaaatgtaaaaattgtctttcttCCACCAAATACTACGTCGCTTATCCGGCCTCTGGATCAGGGCATAATAGCTACCTTCAAGCGATATTTCATTAAAACGACGTTTCGGTTTATTCTGGACCAAGTCGATACCGCCAAAGCAATGTCTATAATAGAAGCATGGAAATTTTTTACAATGCGCGAATGCGTGGCATTCATTGACGTTGCAGAACAGCAGTTAAGGAAATCAACGTTGAATGCATGCTGGAAGCCGTTATGGCCAGATTGCGTGCAATCCTCGTTGCCGGTGGGTGACGAAGAAGGCGAAATTCTCTTGCTCGCCCACGCTATTGGAGGAGAAGGATTCAATGATTTTTGTAGCGCTGATATTGACGAAATGACACAGGAACCATTTTTCGATGATGATGATTTGCTAGATTACATTAACGATTCAACAAGCACCATAAATGAAGAAAAAGAATTTACTGAGAGTAAAGTCGAGGAAGGGCTACAGCTTGGTGAACAACTCGCCGACTTCTTTTTGACTCATGATCCTTGCGTCGAGCGGGCAGTTTCTTTTCGTAACGACTTAAAGTATTGCTTACTTCGGTACACAGAGCTGGTAAAAGCTGGAAAGAAAGCTTCCGACGACTTACAGCTTAACGACGAGGAGAAAAATTCCCATGGCAACCCGCTGAAACGCAAACGAGCCCGCGTTATTTACGACAGCGATTAA